In Piliocolobus tephrosceles isolate RC106 chromosome 12, ASM277652v3, whole genome shotgun sequence, one DNA window encodes the following:
- the ITM2A gene encoding integral membrane protein 2A, whose product MVKIAFNTPTAVQKEEARQDVEALLSRTVRTQILTGKELRVATQEKEGSSGRCMLTLLGLSFILAGLIVGGACIYKYFMPKSTIYRGEMCFFDSEDPANSLRGGEPNFLPVTEEADIREDDNIAIIDVPVPSFSDSDPAAIIHDFEKGMTAYLDLLLGNCYLMPLNTSIVMPPKNLVELFGKLASGRYLPQTYVVREDLVAVEEIRDVSNLGIFIYQLCNNRKSFRLRRRDLLLGFNKRAIDKCWKIRHFPNEFIVETKICQE is encoded by the exons ATGGTGAAAATCGCCTTCAACACCCCCACCGCGGTGCAAAAGGAGGAGGCGCGGCAAGACGTGGAGGCCCTCCTGAGCCGCACGGTCAGAACTCAGATATTGACCGGCAAG GAGCTCCGAGTTGCCACCCAGGAAAAAGAGGGCTCCTCTGGGAGATGTATGCTTACTCTCTTAGGCCTTTCATTCATCTTGGCAGGACTTATTGTTGGTGGAGCCTGCATTTACAAGTACTTCATGCCCaag aGCACCATTTACCGTGGAGAGATGTGCTTCTTTGATTCTGAGGATCCTGCAAATTCCCTTCGTGGAGGAGAGCCTAACTTCCTGCCTGTGACTGAGGAGGCTGACATTCGTGAGGATGACAACATTGCAATCATTGATGTGCCTGTCCCCAGTTTCTCTGATAGTGACCCTGCAGCAATTATTCATGACTTTGAAAAG GGAATGACTGCTTACCTGGACTTGTTGCTGGGGAACTGCTATCTGATGCCCCTCAATACCTCTATTGTTATGCCTCCAAAAAATCTGGTAGAGCTCTTTGGCAAACTGGCG AGTGGCAGATATCTGCCTCAAACTTATGTGGTTCGTGAAGACCTAGTTGCTGTGGAGGAAATTCGTGATGTTAGTAACCTTGGCATCTTTATTTACCAACTTTGCAACAACAGAAAGTCCTTCCGCCTTCGTCGCAGAGACCTCTTGCTGG GTTTCAACAAACGTGCCATTGATAAATGCTGGAAGATTAGACACTTCCCCAACGAATTTATTGTTGAGACCAAGATCTGTCAAGAGTAA